One genomic segment of Mytilus trossulus isolate FHL-02 chromosome 4, PNRI_Mtr1.1.1.hap1, whole genome shotgun sequence includes these proteins:
- the LOC134714307 gene encoding eggshell protein-like → MLLLIIACVISASCATKLNYKFVGEKYDPNPLHESVWKQAGGSAGYFPHPGPRNMPSVVLPRPGIVNPRNTYVDYYNRNLQNGYGYGNGNGHQGGGYGGYGNGGGQSYVIVSGGGQGYGNAYGGGQGYGNAYGGGQSSGISFGGGQSYGNAYGGGQSYGNDGGQSYGITYGGGQGYGDSYGRGQSKGNSFTYGGSSSSNYGQGYGYGSQGNSRGGGVRTVFAPQLSGMMKNMRMSGMVGKVMDVSGGGKVRINNMRRGHGATIMQMDILRQPRRGGRHNNNYRNNKY, encoded by the coding sequence ATGCTTCTGCTCATTATTGCTTGTGTGATAAGTGCTAGTTGTGCAACCAAGCTGAACTACAAATTTGTTGGCGAGAAATACGACCCAAACCCTTTACATGAAAGTGTGTGGAAACAGGCCGGAGGCAGCGCTGGATACTTCCCACATCCAGGTCCAAGGAATATGCCATCAGTAGTTTTACCGAGACCAGGCATTGTTAACCCTAGAAACACATACGTCGATTACTACAACCGTAATCTCCAAAACGGTTATGGTTATGGCAATGGTAACGGTCACCAAGGAGGAGGATATGGAGGGTATGGAAACGGTGGAGGTCAGAGCTATGTAATTGTTTCTGGGGGAGGTCAAGGTTATGGAAACGCCTATGGAGGAGGTCAGGGTTATGGAAATGCCTATGGTGGTGGTCAGAGTTCTGGAATTTCCTTTGGTGGTGGTCAGAGCTATGGAAACGCTTATGGTGGTGGTCAGAGTTATGGAAATGATGGTGGACAGAGTTACGGAATTACCTACGGTGGAGGTCAGGGTTATGGAGATTCATATGGCAGAGGTCAGAGTAAAGGAAATTCTTTTACTTATGGAGGGTCTAGCAGCAGTAACTACGGACAGGGATATGGTTACGGTAGCCAGGGGAACTCACGTGGGGGCGGTGTAAGAACTGTCTTTGCTCCACAATTGTCTGGTATGATGAAGAACATGCGTATGTCTGGTATGGTAGGGAAAGTTATGGACGTATCAGGCGGAGGAAAAGTAAGAATAAATAATATGCGACGTGGACATGGAGCAACTATTATGCAAATGGACATTCTTAGACAACCAAGACGAGGCGGCAgacataataataattatagaaatAACAAGTACTG